One window of Triticum dicoccoides isolate Atlit2015 ecotype Zavitan chromosome 5A, WEW_v2.0, whole genome shotgun sequence genomic DNA carries:
- the LOC119302958 gene encoding GPI mannosyltransferase 1-like, protein MATAAAATVRWRVLAASAALRLALVAYGEWQDAHLEVRYTDVDYLVFSDAAASVAAGGSPFARATYRYSPLLAFLLLPNSLLHPAWGKLLFSAADLLVGLFIDTILELRGVQAKTRIWCVVAWLFNPFTFTIGTRGNCEPIVCAAMLWILICLMKGRVLQAAFWYGLIVHFRIYPIIYAIPFVIVLGKNYADPAGRPVLTQWSSKQQLQSNKARENVEEPTSLLATLWNFLSSLVTRDTILFGLLSGSMFFAWTGIFFYLYGWEFLNEALLYHLTRTDPRHNFSIYFYHIYLHHQQGFSSIQRLASFLPQLIVQLALIIRFSRDLPFCMFLQTAAFVAFNKVMTAQYFVWFFCLLPLILPWTGMKLKWKGLVCALVWMGSQLHWLMWAYLLEFKGRNVFVQLWAAGLVFLAANTFVMIMVIRHHSHTPLFSAPAGPRTKIAAKKE, encoded by the exons atggcgacggcggcggcggcgacggtgcggTGGCGGGTGCTGGCGGCGTCGGCGGCGCTGCGGCTGGCGCTGGTGGCGTACGGGGAGTGGCAGGACGCGCACCTCGAGGTGCGCTACACGGACGTGGACTACCTCGTCTTCTCCGACGCGGCGGCCTCCGTCGCCGCCGGGGGCTCCCCGTTCGCGCGCGCCACCTACCGCTACTCCCCGCtcctcgccttcctcctcctccccaacTCCCTCCTCCACCCCGCCTGGGGCAAGCTCCTCTTCTCCGCCGCAG ATTTGCTCGTTGGGTTGTTCATCGACACCATTCTCGAGCTGCGGGGCGTCCAGGCGAAGACGCGGATCTGGTGCGTGGTGGCCTGGCTGTTCAACCCCTTCACCTTCACCATCGGCACCAGAGGGAACTGCGAGCCCATCGTCTGCGCCGCCATGCTCTGGATCCTCATCTGCTTGATGAAGG GTAGAGTACTGCAAGCAGCATTCTGGTATGGGCTGATTGTGCACTTCAGAATATACCCAATTATATATGCAATCCCCTTTGTTATTGTTCTTGGCAAGAATTATGCCGATCCTGCTGGTAGACCTGTCCTTACACAGTGGAGTTCAAAACAGCAGTTACAAAGCAATAAAGCCAGGGAAAATGTGGAAGAACCGACATCACTCTTGGCGACTCTATGGAATTTTCTCAGTAGCCTCGTTACAAGGGATACTATCCTGTTTGGGTTGTTGTCTGGATCTATGTTCTTTGCTTGGACTGGCATCTTCTTCTATCTATACGGGTGGGAGTTTCTAAATGAAGCACTCCTTTACCACCTCACACGGACTGATCCAAGGCACAATTTCTCGATTTACTTCTATCACATATATCTGCACCATCAGCAAGGGTTCTCAAGCATACAGAGGCTGGCTTCGTTCCTGCCGCAGCTGATCGTGCAGTTGGCGCTCATCATACGCTTCTCCAGGGACCTTCCGTTTTGCATGTTCCTCCAGACAGCCGCATTTGTGGCTTTCAACAAG GTGATGACAGCGCAGTACTTCGTGTGgttcttctgcctgctgcccctcatCCTCCCCTGGACCGGCATGAAGCTGAAGTGGAAGGGCCTGGTCTGCGCGCTGGTGTGGATGGGGTCCCAGCTGCATTGGCTGATGTGGGCCTACCTGCTGGAGTTCAAGGGGCGGAACGTGTTCGTGCAGCTCTGGGCCGCGGGCCTCGTGTTCCTGGCCGCCAACACCTTCGTGATGATCATGGTGATCAGGCACCACAGTCACACCCCGCTCTTCTCGGCGCCGGCGGGGCCCAGGACCAAGATCGCCGCCAAGAAGGAATAG